One region of Vitis vinifera cultivar Pinot Noir 40024 chromosome 1, ASM3070453v1 genomic DNA includes:
- the LOC100245820 gene encoding ubiquitin receptor RAD23c isoform X1 has protein sequence MKIFVKTLKGTHFEIQVKPEDTVADVKANIEAVQGSDVYPASQQMLIHQGKVLKDGTTLDENKVAENSFVVVMLSKNKNSSEGSTASTAPAPAPAPAPTPIVKAPSASAPPPTTTSTLTAPQAPVVALPPPATVPAPAPAATPASTVTVVRSETDAYGQAASNLVAGNNFEEAIQQILDMGGGTWDRDTVVRALRAAYNNPERAVEYLYSGIPEQAEVPPVARAPASGQAANPPAQSQQPVPAPSSGPNANPLDLFPQGIPNVGSNPAGAGTLDFLRNSQQFQALRAMVQANPQILQPMLQELGKQNPQLMRLIQEHQADFLRLINEPVEGGEGNILGQLAAAMPQAVTVTPEEREAIARLEAMGFDRALVLEVFFACNKNEELAANYLLDHMHEFED, from the exons ATGAAGATTTTCGTCAAGACTTTGAAAGGAACTCACTTCGAAATCCAAGTGAAACCTGAAGATACA GTTGCTGATGTGAAGGCAAATATAGAGGCAGTTCAAGGATCAGATGTTTATCCTGCTTCACAACAGATGCTTATCCATCAAGGAAAGGTTCTTAAGGATGGCACAACATTGGATGAAAACAAAGTTGCTGAAAATAGTTTTGTAGTTGTCATGTTATCAAAG AATAAGAACTCATCTGAAGGTTCAACCGCATCAACTGCACCTGCACCTGCACCTGCACCTGCACCTACACCTATAGTTAAG GCTCCATCTGCAAGTGCCCCTCCTCCAACTACAACTTCAACATTAACAGCACCTCAAGCTCCTGTAGTAGCCTTGCCACC GCCTGCAACCGTACCTGCCCCTGCTCCAGCTGCAACTCCAGCATCTACAGTCACTGTTGT CAGATCTGAGACTGATGCCTATGGCCAAGCAGCTTCAAATCTAGTTGCAGGAAACAATTTTGAGGAAGCTATCCAACAAATTCTTGATATGGGGGGAGGGACTTGGGACAGGGACACTGTTGTCCGTGCTCTTCGTGCTGCATATAATAACCCAGAGCGTGCAGTTGAATATCTATATTCT GGTATCCCTGAGCAAGCTGAAGTTCCACCTGTGGCTCGTGCCCCTGCCAGTGGGCAAGCTGCAAATCCTCCAGCCCAATCTCAGCAACCAGTACCTGCTCCTTCAAGTGGGCCCAATGCAAATCCATTAGATCTTTTCCCCCAG GGCATTCCCAATGTGGGTTCAAATCCTGCTGGTGCAGGGACCTTGGATTTTCTTCGCAACAGCCAACAA ttccAAGCTTTGCGAGCTATGGTGCAAGCTAATCCACAAATCTTGCAG CCTATGCTTCAAGAGCTTGGAAAACAAAATCCTCAGCTAATGAGGCTTATTCAAGAACATCAGGCTGATTTCCTTCGCCTTATCAATGAACCTGTAGAAGGGGGAGAGGG GAACATACTAGGGCAGCTTGCTGCAGCAATGCCACAGGCAGTGACAGTGACGCCGGAGGAACGGGAAGCCATAGCTCGT cTTGAAGCAATGGGTTTTGACCGTGCCCTGGTGTTGGAGGTGTTCTTTGCCTGCAACAAGAATGAGGAGCTGGCTGCCAACTATCTTTTAGACCACATGCATGAGTTCGAGGATTGA
- the LOC100245820 gene encoding ubiquitin receptor RAD23c isoform X2 translates to MKIFVKTLKGTHFEIQVKPEDTVADVKANIEAVQGSDVYPASQQMLIHQGKVLKDGTTLDENKVAENSFVVVMLSKNKNSSEGSTASTAPAPAPAPAPTPIVKAPSASAPPPTTTSTLTAPQAPVVALPPPATVPAPAPAATPASTVTVVSETDAYGQAASNLVAGNNFEEAIQQILDMGGGTWDRDTVVRALRAAYNNPERAVEYLYSGIPEQAEVPPVARAPASGQAANPPAQSQQPVPAPSSGPNANPLDLFPQGIPNVGSNPAGAGTLDFLRNSQQFQALRAMVQANPQILQPMLQELGKQNPQLMRLIQEHQADFLRLINEPVEGGEGNILGQLAAAMPQAVTVTPEEREAIARLEAMGFDRALVLEVFFACNKNEELAANYLLDHMHEFED, encoded by the exons ATGAAGATTTTCGTCAAGACTTTGAAAGGAACTCACTTCGAAATCCAAGTGAAACCTGAAGATACA GTTGCTGATGTGAAGGCAAATATAGAGGCAGTTCAAGGATCAGATGTTTATCCTGCTTCACAACAGATGCTTATCCATCAAGGAAAGGTTCTTAAGGATGGCACAACATTGGATGAAAACAAAGTTGCTGAAAATAGTTTTGTAGTTGTCATGTTATCAAAG AATAAGAACTCATCTGAAGGTTCAACCGCATCAACTGCACCTGCACCTGCACCTGCACCTGCACCTACACCTATAGTTAAG GCTCCATCTGCAAGTGCCCCTCCTCCAACTACAACTTCAACATTAACAGCACCTCAAGCTCCTGTAGTAGCCTTGCCACC GCCTGCAACCGTACCTGCCCCTGCTCCAGCTGCAACTCCAGCATCTACAGTCACTGTTGT ATCTGAGACTGATGCCTATGGCCAAGCAGCTTCAAATCTAGTTGCAGGAAACAATTTTGAGGAAGCTATCCAACAAATTCTTGATATGGGGGGAGGGACTTGGGACAGGGACACTGTTGTCCGTGCTCTTCGTGCTGCATATAATAACCCAGAGCGTGCAGTTGAATATCTATATTCT GGTATCCCTGAGCAAGCTGAAGTTCCACCTGTGGCTCGTGCCCCTGCCAGTGGGCAAGCTGCAAATCCTCCAGCCCAATCTCAGCAACCAGTACCTGCTCCTTCAAGTGGGCCCAATGCAAATCCATTAGATCTTTTCCCCCAG GGCATTCCCAATGTGGGTTCAAATCCTGCTGGTGCAGGGACCTTGGATTTTCTTCGCAACAGCCAACAA ttccAAGCTTTGCGAGCTATGGTGCAAGCTAATCCACAAATCTTGCAG CCTATGCTTCAAGAGCTTGGAAAACAAAATCCTCAGCTAATGAGGCTTATTCAAGAACATCAGGCTGATTTCCTTCGCCTTATCAATGAACCTGTAGAAGGGGGAGAGGG GAACATACTAGGGCAGCTTGCTGCAGCAATGCCACAGGCAGTGACAGTGACGCCGGAGGAACGGGAAGCCATAGCTCGT cTTGAAGCAATGGGTTTTGACCGTGCCCTGGTGTTGGAGGTGTTCTTTGCCTGCAACAAGAATGAGGAGCTGGCTGCCAACTATCTTTTAGACCACATGCATGAGTTCGAGGATTGA